The stretch of DNA CTGTGGTCAAACcgtatatataattgttatatggTGTGTGctgatatattttatctataactgtcagattggtgtttgtcgagatggaaatgtgaaatATCCCACGAGTATAAGGGAGTTGATGCAATCTTGTAAGGAGGTGTTTTGCTGACCTCTCATGCCCATGTGCATATTGTTAGATCtgactagatataatttataaagatgtTCCGGAGCAGTACAGCAAGCATATTGTGAATGATATATGTATTCTCAATATTTAGTAGTTAAGTTGtaagttttgggttttgattgGTCCACCCCAGTGTATATAGcccataacaatattttaatgtgAATTCCCCACCTCAATGGATGAATTGAATGtcattaatttatgtaattagATGGAAATGGTTTGAAAAGGTCTGTCATGGAATCCTAAGTATTATATAGCAATGAAACTAGTATTATTTTACTTGATTAAAGTgcagtttattttattagcaGTATATCCTATTCCAGGTCAGTCACTAAAACAATATTACACCaaagttataattaatattgttttagttACTGACTtggaataagataaatatattgttaatcaAATAAACTATATTCCATTAGATGAAGTATGCAAATGAAGTCAGCCAACGTCTCTAGGTGcagcgggaaaaaaaaaaaaaaacattttgaggCAATTATTTAACCGTCGCAATAGTGTGATGATGAAAATAGAATGCACGCGGCGAATTATTTATATCGATATAAAAACTCATTTGCGGCGAGTTTTACAAGCCGAAAAAAATGATCGTACATGGAATTATTTATATCGACGTCAATCGTAATCATTGCAGCTAAATAATAGCGGAGCAAAAAATACTTTTGCGGCGATTACTTTATCGTTGTAATAGCATGAACTGTGACGAATGTGAGTATCGCTGCTTTAAACCGAGATCAATTTCGGCGATAATCTGATATCGCTGCGTTTAACTAGGACCATTTGCGGCGATTAATTGAGTGTTTGCGACGTAAATAGTCGTTGGTATTATTAAATTGCGGCGATTATCTACGAACTTGATACCACCAATTTCGGCGTTTTATTATAACCTTTGTGACGATAGATTATCGCTGCAAATACTAATAATTGCGGCGAGTTTTTAAAGTCGATGAAACAGTTCTAAATTATCTTGATGATATCGTCGAACCCGCGGCGATTTAGAAATTGCCGAAAGAAATCAATCCTAGCGAGAAGTATGtgtatttccggcgattttgaCCGCCGGAAATGACCCTTTTTCtgatcttatataatcattaaaatttttttaaattttcatataaaatataataaacaattcaatttttttaaattttaaaataaaagtaatattaaaaaatattattgtaataatattttatttaactttcaataagACATCTCACTTATCTTATTTGAACTACATAACCAATCAACTTAGTCCAAATTGGATGCACATTCAACTAACTAGAACAAACTACAAACTAGCTCATTATTTATGTAAACACTCTGTCTATCCATCATTATTACTCAGCTAATGTATATTTAAACACActtgcattaatatttattttcctggTACATTAACTGACGTCGGTAGTCCAGCCATGCTCATGCCTGAATTGAAGAACAGTCCATCCATGTCGGTTATGTGGTTCATGTCGTCTAGAATCACAATAAGCGCGactatgaatgcataatcaacgTTAGGGTGAACAGTTACCGAGTAATTGTCTTTCCCGACCAGAACACTTCGAACGGTGGTCTTCTTACCCATCTGCGTTTTAATTCCCATGATAATCAATTCAATtagtttctaattatattataggtTCTTAAACTTTCaagatctaattaattttacGAAATTAAGAACCAAGTAATAGGACTTCTTCTCTCTAATATAAACATCATCGAAAACAAGCTGTAAGCGAGAACCAGCTTACCTGGGCAACTATATTGGTACGATCACCGGtataaaagaaacaagatttttcaGCCCAACTCCCTTCAACCATGAAGTCGCATACCTCTTCGTTTGTGTTATTTGCCAAGAACACATGTAACTTTGCCCTTCGTTGAATCGTTGAAGATCGCTTAACagtaaaaatcaaatcactggGCTCTTTGCTTTCGCCCCTATACACATTCCATCTGTGATGTGCAGTCATTCTCTAAGCAAACAAACATCATCGTCAATCGCAATTTccaaagaatataaaaaaatttataacaaaaccAAGACTTGGGGAAAAGATGTTACATATGTTTATGATGAAGAGTAATGCATATATTATCAGCCAAATTAATTAACCTTCTCTCGAAGCGTGACAATAGGATTTCCAGCAGCATCAAGCAGAACAGGAGCATCATGAAGGGTCATTAATTTTCCTTTCACATTAAAAATGACGTTGTCGTTGGTACTGTCTGTGACAACAAAGTTACCACCGGATATGGTCATGACTTTTTTGACAACCGCAAGATCAACGGCATGAGGCGCACAGTACTGAGTGCAGATGACGGGAAGAGGGTTGGCAAACTGTGCGGCAGTTGGAGCTGGAGCTGGAATTTGCTGAgccatgatgatgatgatgggatcGGGACGGAGCACTGGATCAGAAGAAGACTTGCTTATGTTGCTTGGAAGAGAGTTTTGTGAGCGGCTTTCCCGTTAAATTGCGAGGAAGCTAGAGCCCGCAAGCAGAACGCCTTTTtgtacatgtatatataggaCTTTAAtgccaaaaaaatccaaagaatgaTAGCTATCATGATGCCGTGTTGTCCAATTCTTGCTTTCAGCACATGTCGTTTTACCAGATCAGTAATAtttctcatgcatgcatgctctctgttttctctctctctctctaattaaaaagtaatatattaCAAAGTAAAAAAGTTCTATACAAGAATTTCTTCAATTGTCATAGAAGATGACGCCCAATCGGTACTCTCATCCATAGATTGCCAGGATTCTACACTTTTCTGGTCTATCTTTCCGATTGATGCAGACATTCGTCTTATTTTTGAAAGTCATCAAAGATGGAGTTTTATCAAAATCTATCGATCACAAAATTGATATGCATATTCTATAGCGTAATCGGCAACTACCAACCTCATGTTTGGAAGCTTACCCTTAAATTTTATTCCGCAATGTTTCTTGTATCTTGATAGCGGAAAGAGTCCACCTTAAAACGTTGTATTTATCCTTCATATACACGTACTATGCTTGCttagtagaaaaaaaaagaagacactgtcaattttaagtaaaatggATTGAAACGTAGTCTCTCATATTGACTTTGTCCAAGCTTTCTAATAGCGGAAATAGTCCATGCGGTACTGGTCGTGAGTTTGTGCACCACAAGGCACGCTAGTCTTCCTATGTACATCACTATTAATATCTGTCATGATAGAATTAACCTGCGCTATGATGGAATGGTCGTTGCACCAATCTTCCAAAtagaatcatttatatatatatatatatatatattgaagagtGAGAAACACATGTTCAATAGTATCTCTTATTCTAAATGTATTTCCAAATATCTTTACATACAGTGGAAAAAAACCGTAGAAACAACTTTACACTTGAAAtatacaagaataaaaaaaataaaaaccccaaACCCAAGAGACCAGACTGAATTATTAAAGACCaaacatattaacaaaaaaatcccaaaactaaTTCCCAGCGTAAAAAACCAACAACTGTACTTCTTGAATAAATAACCAACCCAACCATAGCCCTTAATGACATGATCTTAAAGACGGAATACCACATCTATCTAGCCTGACCATCCCTCTCACAACCTGAGGAAGCCTATCCATCTGACCATATATCCTATTAACCCCAGCTTCTCCATCTCTAGCAAGCAAATCAGCTACTTTATTTCCTTCACGGAAAATATACGAAACTTTGAAGTTTATTCCTTCCAAATTCTCTAACAAAGTCTCCCATAAGTACCAAACATTGTAAGTTTTCGAAGATAACCAATGAACAACTAATGCCGAGTCACACTCAATTTTCACATTATAAAACCCAAATTCTTTGCACAGCAACACCACGACATAAAACCCTTAACTCGgctttatatatattggttctgaaattctaaaattttgaaaaagcagCCATAACATTGTCGTCATGATCTCTAATCACACCACCCCCTCCACAACTTGCTGGATTTCCCCTACAACTTccatctatatttaattttaccCTACCCTCTAAGCCGATGATACTGCAGACAGCTTCCGGCCATTGACTTGTTTTATAGGCAAATCCATGGCTAGAAGAATATTTATATCACTTGATGAGATCTTACGACACTGGGTAGAAATTTGGCCTAACCAAAACTTCACATCCCTCCAAATTGCTTCAACTGATTCCTCCACTGATTCCATTCTAGCCTTTCATCTTCACACCCATAATTTCCAAGAGATCAAGCCTAGAATTAAACTCACCAGAATGCCTCTATGAGAACATCGTTTCGCACACCTAAACCATGCGAGACTCGGCCACACCAAGTCGAGCTCTCCATGCAACGGACACCCAATTCTACATATGCTCGACGCCACACGGCTTTAGCAATATCTCCATTAATATCAGTCAAGACTCGTTGCATTTCCTATCACTGATATCAGTCAGGACTACGTACCCAGCAAAACTACTTAGGGACAACATTCTACCATGCATATTCATATCGGGATCCATATAGCCTGAAGAGGGAGGCATGCACGTACAAAATGTCGTGATGTACAGATCACATGATCCCATGGAAGATTTGttgtttctatcattttttaaaagcttGGGTGAGTTCAAATAATACAAGTGTCATTcgtttatgttctttttttttttttttctattaatttaaaagtGGAACACGACGTTTCCATTTCAATTATTATATTCTCTCTCTAAGAActacatgataaaattaaagaaaatactttagcTACACAAATTAAATCTATAAATGAACGTATCTTGAtgtagattataaaattactttctaAATCAATCTGAAGGATCACATGAACTTATataagtttgtgagtttatttttatatatgtaatctttttgtatttgtaacataagtaatgctagatacagttatgGTCGGATTGTACAAGCGTTGcatactccttttgaaaaagattagGATTCTGGATTGTACAACCACTGcatactccttttgaaaaagagtgaaattcattattaaaaaattaattttttccataataatctcatatttactcattttttaaaaagaaagtgtGACGCTTGCGCATTCTATATatgattgcaaatattatttttcttgtaacatttctaaaatattaattcataagGAAAGTTATCACTGAATGATGAGTTTTGTATGGGATCCAAATCCTTGCTTGTATATACATCTTACTTCTTTCCGGAATTTCACGCATGGTGGTGAAattcaaagagagaaaaaaaaaacataatacccGGAATCTATTTCATGATTTATTTAGTTATCAAGCCATTGATATTAGGGAATTAATATCTGATCATAAGCTTAACTAACTCCCTTGAGTCGACACCTACATTGTTCTTCTTAGTATGTTTTGTGTTCTTTGCCAATATATAGCACGTGTGATTCGgcctttaatattaatttaagacTGCTTAACCAAGTTTTCTATCTGTCAAGCACTTAGGTACATAATTCTGTCGTAAAACAATTGATACTGTTATATGTTAGGCATCGTAcctaattattatgttttaagcTAAATAGACAGTACTGtcaattttaagtaaaatggATTGAAACGTAGTCAGCTCTAAAAAATGCTTATTGCATCTCCACACATTTAATTTGCCGCGTGACTTATATTTCTTGAACATGAAAGTAACTAATTGTCTACAGCAACTATATATAGTTTACCCAATATATGCCAGTCTCTTTGAAGTAGGTTGATTTGGttacataaaatcaaattatttcatcttatctcatataattattataatttttctaaattctcacataaaatataataaacaattcaactttttcaaatctcaaaataaaaataatattaaaaaataatattataataatattttattcaactttcaacaaaacatctcactTAGGAAATGAATTGTTGTCAACAATTAAGATCTTTGAGTACTTATGTTCTAGGAGGCACTTgggtatgtttatatatatatatatatatatataaacatgtttaattagaatTAGTGGAAGTGGCCATGACAGCCATTACCAAGGCACCGAATGGATTTTCCATCCATTATCCACCACTAAAGATCTTTGAGTACTTTCATTAGGAAATGCTTggttttcaaataaatgaaatgtaGTATATATCAGTCCGGGTTAGAGGGAAAAACCTCCCAACTACACCTGACTTCTCCTTATGAAATGTAGTATATAAAGCCTACTGAACAATACCCAAATCAGTAAGTATAGAAATCGTTCAGATCCTCATAATTTCTgcaatcataaatatttatctaCCAAATTAATAGAATACAAGCCCATGGAAGCAGATTCAGTAAAGTAGAGAATAGGGATAGAGATTGTAGTCACCTTAAAGGATCGCGTCTGAGGCCCCGTGATGAATAATGTGGTGGGAATCAATCTTGAGTGTTGTTGCTTTCAAACCCTAGACTTCGATTGGCTGGTACGTAATGTGGCTTTGGCCATGGGTGGTTTATAGTTATGAGGAAAATGTGGGATTCTAGGGGCACGGGTTGAGGAATCGAATATATGGTACAAAATACACTGCCAAAAGAACTTGGATATCGAAATCGTTCAGTAGAGATGGGATGGAGCATGGAGCACGCGTTCGGTGAGGGAGCAGCGAATCACTTCGGAGAGATTTGATTCCCAACTCATCAGGTTCGCGTACTACATTGCAGACacagagagaaagggagaaaacGAGGAGAAATGGTAAagcagagagggagatagaggtCGAGTACGGGTGAGTCTCTGGTTCACTGTGGGGGGATTCTCTCCCAGCTGTGCGAGGACGACTCGGGTGATTTGGGGAAGAAGACCGTGCAAAGGGTGAGGGGATGTAGTCCTCGGGGGCAGACTTGATTTCTTTTGACCGTTGAGCTCGGTCCTTCGAAACACAGTAGAGTCACATGGGGTTGAAAGTGTTTTCGGGTGTTTGGATGGTGAAGTATCTCTATCCGTACAAGAATCATCAAGAATAGCTGAGAGTAGTTGGACACCCAAACACACCCTTAAGTAGCCTCTCCTTTAATTCACTCACTGTGTTTTGTGGCTATGTTAGTTTTTTCCTCAATTCTTTATCTAATCATTCATTATTGAACTGACTCCACCTAGCAACTGGGGAGAAAggcttggatttttttatttattttctgaatttcttATTTAAGAAGGAAAAGTAGCCGTTATGTTCAAGGGGTTGCAGGGAACTTGATGACAGCTTGTGGTGTGGAAAGAAAGTGTAGTTGTGTGAGGGCCATGTCCCGTTCAATTAAAGAGAGGGTTGGccaccataaaagcatccgGGGATCAAAAAGTCAATATATTGAGCTTGTCCTTTTCGGCTTGCAATAACAAGAAGTTAATATGATGTTACATAGCTAAGGCATTCATCACGTACCCAATTAGTGTTACAAACATGAACGATAACAGTTTAGCAGTTATATAAATTAGGGAtggaattaataaaattgtaacaaTCTTTGTTAACATAAACTATTGACATAACTTCCGACCTGCATACTACTCATCTTTCAGTTATTAAAAGACAATGGGGCCATCAACTTCTAGATCTGATTGGCATATCTCTAGTTTTAAAATGGAAGTCTGTAGTTTGAAACTTTATTctcttaattcaaaaatttttaaaaagaaaaaaaagaagaaaacgaCGACAACCCTTTGCCAAAGGGAAGCAAAAATTccgaaaggaaaatgctatatcTCTCGCTGGGAGCTTTCATTGGAGACTAGCAAtgtattttgatttgtttttttaagttttttttatataaaattttttaataattttaaatattttaaaaaaataatcataatattattaaaaaataattttttaataacaaagtaaaataaaaaattataaaaaattcaaccatGAAGTCGCATACCTCTTCGTTTGTGTTATTTGCCAAGAACACATGTAACTTTGCCCTCATTTGAATCATTGAAGATCGCTTAACAGTAAAAATCAGATCATTGGGCTCTTTGCTTTTGCCCCTATACACATTCCATCTGTCATGTGCAGACATTATCTACGCAAACCAACATCATGATCAATCGCAATTTGCagagaatatataattatatgaatataagaaaatttagaaCAAAACCAAGACTTGGGGAAAAAGATGTTACATATGTttatgatgaaatatatattatcagccAAATTAATTAACCTTCTCTCGAAGAGTGACAATAGGATTTCCATCAGCATGAAACAGAATACGATGATCATGAAGGgtcattaatttttctttcacataaaaattgaCGGTGCCTTTGGTGTCTGTggaacgccccggtcccgcagggatcgaagagttactccctataacttaaaactcacaattcatcaatatatttataaactccaaaatataacgtcatcagaatactacaaaatctcttaataaaattgccacttctcagaaatcttctatgagtaatccactatgcttaaataatcatctcaccgatgctccataatcctgatccttagctggtctattcaaaaatcatctgaaaaataattggagataaggggtgagttatcaacaactcagtaagcagaggacatatactagtgtgtaaacatgagcattttcacagatttcagaatgcagaaacaaaacatttcagtatcaatatacaaataaaaaaaaaatacatcttatcagaaaatcagagcgacttctcaattatttcatattcagaaaccaacttttcatattcaaagacttctttggcataacatgactgaacaacttcgtcttatcatatcatatcaaaacagagactatgtttaacccccatggtagggttgtgcatcttgcggaaagccaagcagaacataaatcaccgtgttaccaaagcgattgcactcagaacagaaaatcactattatatcccgtggcgggccagaggtcactattatctctcgtgacagggccagaagtcactattatatcccgtgacagggccacatatcaaagcaaaatagaatcagaatcatcatatcagagtcagaaagtcatgccaaaggttttcagatgccacatcataacagagtacagaacagaacagaatcagatcgcAAAACCtactttatgcacaaaatttcatattcgctctctttttcaaagttcagaaacagaatgtcaaaaataagctcatgtctacaccagtcatgacagaaaatactttcttcttaaacagaatcttatgagtaatgcagaacaattatctgagattgttttcagatttcttttcataacaaaacatgcacattttccaaaaagaatctcagttcattttattttaatgcaaaatctagtataggaatcccgcttacctggacttcttagcttttcaaaatttttctcaaaatgtcgaacaataattaatcgtcacctataaaataattacgtaattATCGTAAATTTCCGATCAAACATGTATCTCAATATTAAAAcctgaaatgctaaaataacctattttcttaaacttctaaaattatcttaacccttaaaaatattatcactttctAATTTCGTCAATAGCCACTAAAACGAATTCATACCGAAGAGAGTAatcgaataaatattatgataaaagaATACCGgtgtttttaaaatactaaagtacccATAACGTATTATAGATTACAAGAATACTATAGCTActtaaaaatcccataaaataaggCCAACATGAGTTCCattgaaaactaaatagttccaattaacaatataatcatcttttttttttttatccttatgtataataaaaaaaacaagccCAATCATTAAACCAAGCCCATTAAAACATAAACCCCTTAAACTAAAACCACATAACCACATCAGAAAACATCATACAAAGGGGCAAAACTgtaataaaactcaaaattattcttcttcctACGTACGGGCTGAAATACTTTCCTATTTCGAAACCCAGTTCCCGTGAACCAGTCACTCGTCCACGCATGTCCAACGGTTTCAACCACCAAGTCACAGCCTCCTCCACCGTGCAACGTCAAGATTCTCCACAACCTCCGCCCTACAGCACGGTCGCCCAAGCCAACATTGGACATCCAAGAGTCCAACCACTACAAACCACCATCACCGAGAGTCCAACCACGTTGGAAACCCCACAAAAATCGTCGACCGTTGCCATCTCAGGTCCGTCGTCCTCCTCACGGTAACCCATTGTCatcttctccatttctctccctcacgccatgtcctctctctctctctctccctctcattaCACATCTCTCTCAATGCCCAGACGCTCTCTCATCAATGAGAGAGGGCTTGGGTGACCACCATCgtgctctgttttttatttattttgattcctTCCAGCGTGCATGCGGAAggagaggaaaataaaagagattgaAGCGAAATGCATGCTGGAGGGAAtcgaaattaaaaagaaagaaagaaagaaagcattCACTTGGAGAAGGATGTGGGGCTTGATTTCGGTTTTGTTAGAACAAGCTAAAGACGAAAAGATGATTCTCCATTGATTACTTTTCTTCAGTGTACAATtgtgtatttatatacaatcaaaAGATAGAAGAATGAAATATTGGTTGTTACAAGATTCGTAAGAACCGTAGGGAACAATAACAGTTTTCTCTACAGTTTTATTCTAGAAGTTACTGCGTGGGATTTTGTTGTACATGGTGAGTGCGCTGTATTTGATGCTCTGAGATGGTTGTTGCTGTAGTGGTGCACGCCTTCTGTTTGTCAAAATGCACCGTAGGGTCAGATAGTCTAATAGGttttgaacataaaaaaaatgaaaagaagcaGCAGCGCGCGGGACCATCCATTCTTGATGCGGAAAGTTAAATGCACGGACTTTTCGGCTGGATGCAAGGCTTGGAAGGTTGACATGCAACAcgaaaaaggaataaaaactCACACACGCAAGCTGCGGAAGATACAAAACGAAGACAAAGTTTggagaagaaattaaaaaaaaaaaaaaaaaaaggaaggaagagAGGGACAGTAACTTCGGTGGTCGTGGGTGTGGAAGAgagaataagattttttttttttaaataacatatCGGCTGACATGGCATAATACCATGTCAGCCGATTCCCCAATAGTTACTCTTGCCGGTTGCATATAGAAGAGCTGAATTCAAAAAGAAGAGGCTCATGATTACTATTCTACCTAccacatgaaaagaaagccTGGAGAAGGGacgaaaaaaaagtaaaagttttgaagaaaaattgaataGCACACGTACAAAGCAAAATAGATGAGGACAACGCAACGGACTGCGACGAGGAAATTTTAgtgttcatttcttttcatttttctcagaaaaattatggtaaatttatttatgttaaatttaatttttagcatgaattaaattttctttattctaagaAAATGATGTAATCTGATTTCAAACTATACCTACTTTTCTATGCTACTCTGAAAtaattctcttttatatttgtctAATTTATTCTGAGCTTATTGCTTTTTattaactggccattaattaaatgattatgatcttgtgatttgctattgaaagagggaattataggatagacATTGAATATTTCAgcataggtaaatatagagatcgaaagacttatatgaCCCAATGTAGTCTTAAAATCATTGGTTGTAatgctttcttgctttattaatttgcatactcttgtgtaaaatgatgatcaAGATTAAATCCAAGTGACTATCGAAAGAAGCTATTGGATGACTTTGAAgaatttgctaacaaacagagagaattaaattcaattagttaagTGAGAAAAGTATAGTGAGAGATTAGGTGAgatcgatttcctagaagttctTTTTCTCATTGATTCAATTATTAAACATcaactttccttttctttgaattgatttcatttaaaaatcacaattataaaaatcttagtgatttttctaaataaagtcaagattagtataatttcggtACTTGTCCAAGTGAGATACCAATCCCtgaggacgatactcttctTATCGCTTTACTATAAAATTACGATACTGTGCACTTACAGTTTTGCACCGAACAACCGGACAGCAACAAAGTCAACCCACCAGACTCGTTGAAGGGAGGCACGAGGAAAGCAAAGGTACATGAACACAAAgcaagtaaaaggaaaaaagaaggattgaattgaaaaaggaaagaaaggtcGACGggcaaaggaagaaaaagacaGCCAGCCGAAGGGAGGAGCAAAACCCATCGACTAAGGAACGAAAGAGCAAGTGAAAAGAGAAAGGAATGATTGAAccgaaaaaggaaggaaaggcCGATGAACAAGGAAGAAAAAGACAACGAGCCAAAGGGAGGAGCGAAACCCATGGACTGAGGAACGTAAGAGCAAGCAATAGGAAAAAGGAAGGATTGAAccgaaaaaggaaggaaaggcCAACGAGCAAAGTGTGTCCAGTGATGAAGCATCAAGGAAAGGATCATCGCCTCGATGGCCAAGTGGCCCAGGTTCTCGAGAATATTGCTCACATAAAGGAATGAGAAGTCGCAACCAATTTTCAACTACGCCAACAAAATAGACATGACCTCCACAACCATAATGCATATCAGAGGAACATAGGGGAGAGATAGTCAAGCGCCTCCTGGCCCCTCCCTCGATGGAGTGCGAGCCTAGTCTTTGACTACCCGACATGAAGCGTCAGAGAACATCACCTCGCGGACAAACCGCACATGTTTGCTAGTTTATTGCTCCTATAACTAAAAGAAGGCTTGGCTCACTTGTGTGCTTCTTGGAAGGAATTATTTTGCTTCACAACCAAGGTGAATCTTGGGAGGAACATAGGGCCAGGACAGCCAAGTGCCTCCTGGCCCCACCCCTGAGAGTACACCCTAAAAACCCCAATGCGGCTTGGCTATTGAAGGGGCGGGACCCCTACCCTTTCTTTAAGCTGGCGGCAGTGGGTTAAATACCAATGAATTTTGATGCTTGTCTCTACCTCTTTCCCATTTATGCAGCAAGTTGGGACACCACGGCGTGAAAAGAAAGCTAAAGGATTTGGCGAGGGAAAGCACGATCAAAAGATCAATAAACAAAGGACAAACGACACAACAAGCCAGAACACCATGGTAAGAAAAGAAATTCAAGGAAATTGGTGTGGCAAATCACAATCAAAAGgtcgataaaaaaaattacaaacgaGAACAACAAGCCAGAACACCACG from Juglans regia cultivar Chandler chromosome 4, Walnut 2.0, whole genome shotgun sequence encodes:
- the LOC108999478 gene encoding protein LURP-one-related 10-like, with protein sequence MAQQIPAPAPTAAQFANPLPVICTQYCAPHAVDLAVVKKVMTISGGNFVVTDSTNDNVIFNVKGKLMTLHDAPVLLDAAGNPIVTLREKRMTAHHRWNVYRGESKEPSDLIFTVKRSSTIQRRAKLHVFLANNTNEEVCDFMVEGSWAEKSCFFYTGDRTNIVAQMGKKTTVRSVLVGKDNYSVTVHPNVDYAFIVALIVILDDMNHITDMDGLFFNSGMSMAGLPTSVNVPGK